A window from Littorina saxatilis isolate snail1 linkage group LG9, US_GU_Lsax_2.0, whole genome shotgun sequence encodes these proteins:
- the LOC138975855 gene encoding uncharacterized protein, with protein MGLYLVGSFKGANIFTKLAFIFLLCAMLFGWVAYCTNNWGRSFPSDTNSVYKGFGIWRNGAGNQDPDTQFTPINLEANDGWLLEWYGAFQAFATFGFICLNVGFFLVVLFMFVTPCKSNADLSFWNAINTIFGSICWLVAIILFGVRFDEKFDERFSGRTRERTLHYSFGLAIITFALQLAAGILLLLTKRGGGAVQSSK; from the exons ATGGGTTTGTACCTCGTGGGCAGTTTCAAAGGAGCCAATATCTTCACCAAGTTGGCTTTTATATTCCTCCTGTGCGCCATGTTATTTGGTTGGGTTGCTTACTGCACCAATAACTGGGGTCGCAGTTTCCCTTCCGACACCAACTCCGTATACAAAGGATTTGGGATTTGGAGAAACGGCGCCGGAAACCAGGACCCCGATACTCAATTTACACCGATAAATCTTGAGGCCAATGATGGCTGGCTGCTTG AATGGTACGGTGCGTTCCAAGCATTCGCAACGTTCGGTTTCATTTGTCTGAACGTCGGGTTCTTCCTCGTTGTCCTCTTCATGTTCGTCACTCCGTGCAAGTCCAACGCAGACCTCTCGTTCTGGAACGCCATCAACACTATTTTTGGCA GTATCTGCTGGCTCGTTGCCATCATTCTTTTTGGAGTTCGCTTTGACGAGAAGTTTGACGAGAGGTTctcgggacggacacgggaaCGGACTCTCCATTACTCCTTCGGATTAGCCATTATCACGTTTGCTCTGCAACTGGCGGCTGGTATTCTTCTGCTTCTGACCAAGCGCGGCGGAGGAGCGGTTCAGAGTTCAAAGTAG